In Thermosynechococcus sichuanensis E542, a single genomic region encodes these proteins:
- a CDS encoding anti-phage-associated DUF1156 domain-containing protein yields MPDRPPTTESPPTLPPRAWAHRPALIERLLPVQKLSAEVYKERMAGAGQTLTALGSYWKGRKPLILAKACILGCLLPATDDPQRDLEIFELLMGMDDASLAARAKKKPTPKEIAAKVTFARLQDFFDISPPQLLLRSAPVDWSNPLYANVKLSWRDDVPLWDRRHLEAELLPKVPYRQRIESLYRPEEVADVHDHIWQRVNAHLGTHAHSFPELIEQLGILRFGHRPRVADTFCGSGQIPFEAARLGCDVYASDLNPIACLLTWGAFHIVGGTPEERAQLEQDQQELVAKVQAEIDQLGIEEDGNGWRAKVFLYCLETRCPQTGWWVPLLPTRVISKGYRVIAELEPEASEQRYRIRIRSGVSDADLKAAEKGTVRSDGRGQDPYLIHTVNGREYRTKISTLRGDYKTPDGKTANRLRRWQKSDFKPHPDDIFQERLYCIQWMRPIANTSRYEYEFREVTAADLERERIVEDYVAKHLTEWQEKGWVPDMPIELGHNTRQPIWERGWTYWHHLFNPRQLLIGSMIRKFSKATDYINYAYALNYFSKLCVWDTSRDNAQNVFYNQALNTFFNYACRSFTQIKPFLVRSFNKYPLIVHCKVNNNDAKSHCVNNDIYITDPPYGDAVKYEEITEFFIAWLRKNPPPEFADWVWDSRRALAIKGEGEEFRRNMVESYRRMRECMADNGLQVIMFTHQSGAIWADMANIVWAAGLQVTAAWYVVTETDSGLRNGSYVKGTVLLVCRKRQGHLSTTRDDLAWDLQEEVEQQVNLLTGLNQQARGWYRDENVFEDADLQMAGYAAALRVLTQYDRIDGRDMTNEALRPRLKGETTFVDELITFAVDIANQHLVPSGLSRDLWKELQPMERFYLKMLDLELRGLKTLDNYQNFAKAFKVRDFYPLMADKRANHARLKSALELGSSLMDSGSEFGGTLVRGILYALMELQQDEDVDVVIQHLSHNLPDFYRQREQVIEVCQYIEHHLRYHRAAEASAARILAEALLHQRLN; encoded by the coding sequence ATGCCCGATCGCCCCCCAACTACAGAATCCCCACCCACCCTCCCCCCCCGTGCTTGGGCACATCGTCCCGCCCTCATTGAACGCCTTTTACCTGTGCAGAAACTCTCTGCCGAAGTCTATAAGGAACGCATGGCAGGGGCAGGTCAAACCCTCACGGCTCTGGGTTCCTATTGGAAAGGCCGCAAGCCGCTGATTCTGGCCAAGGCTTGCATTTTGGGGTGTCTGTTGCCTGCCACCGATGACCCGCAGCGTGATTTGGAAATTTTTGAGCTACTGATGGGCATGGACGATGCCTCCCTTGCTGCCCGCGCTAAAAAGAAACCCACGCCCAAAGAAATTGCTGCCAAGGTCACCTTTGCTCGCCTACAGGATTTTTTTGATATTTCACCACCTCAGTTGCTCCTGCGCTCCGCCCCTGTGGATTGGTCAAACCCTCTCTATGCCAATGTGAAATTATCTTGGCGCGATGATGTGCCCCTGTGGGATCGCCGTCACCTTGAAGCTGAACTTTTGCCCAAAGTGCCCTATCGGCAGCGCATTGAGAGCCTCTACCGGCCTGAAGAAGTGGCCGATGTCCACGATCACATTTGGCAGCGGGTCAATGCCCACTTGGGAACCCATGCCCACTCCTTCCCCGAACTCATTGAACAGTTGGGTATTCTGCGCTTTGGTCATCGCCCTCGGGTGGCAGATACCTTTTGCGGTTCGGGGCAAATCCCCTTTGAAGCCGCTCGCCTTGGCTGTGATGTCTATGCCAGTGATCTCAATCCCATTGCCTGTTTGCTGACATGGGGGGCATTTCACATCGTTGGCGGCACCCCAGAAGAGCGGGCACAACTGGAGCAAGATCAACAGGAATTGGTGGCCAAAGTCCAAGCGGAAATTGATCAACTGGGCATTGAAGAGGATGGTAATGGTTGGCGTGCCAAAGTCTTTTTGTATTGCCTTGAGACTCGCTGTCCACAAACGGGCTGGTGGGTGCCCCTCTTGCCAACGCGGGTCATTAGCAAAGGCTATCGGGTCATTGCCGAATTAGAGCCAGAGGCCAGCGAGCAACGGTATCGCATTCGCATTCGATCTGGTGTCAGCGATGCAGACCTCAAAGCCGCCGAAAAAGGCACTGTGCGCTCCGATGGACGCGGCCAAGACCCTTACCTCATTCACACGGTCAACGGTCGTGAGTATCGCACCAAAATTTCTACCCTGCGGGGCGACTACAAAACCCCCGACGGCAAAACTGCTAATCGCCTCCGCCGCTGGCAAAAATCTGACTTCAAACCCCACCCCGATGACATTTTCCAAGAGCGACTCTACTGCATTCAGTGGATGCGACCCATTGCCAACACCAGCCGCTATGAATACGAATTTCGTGAGGTCACTGCCGCTGATTTAGAACGGGAGCGAATTGTTGAAGACTATGTCGCCAAACACCTGACTGAATGGCAAGAAAAGGGCTGGGTGCCTGATATGCCCATTGAATTAGGCCACAATACAAGGCAACCAATATGGGAGCGGGGATGGACGTATTGGCACCACTTGTTTAATCCTAGGCAGTTATTAATTGGAAGCATGATTAGAAAATTTTCTAAAGCTACAGATTATATTAATTATGCTTACGCTCTGAACTATTTCTCTAAGCTTTGTGTTTGGGACACATCCCGTGATAATGCTCAAAATGTTTTTTATAATCAGGCATTGAATACTTTCTTTAACTATGCCTGTCGTTCGTTCACGCAAATTAAACCTTTTTTAGTTCGTAGCTTTAATAAATATCCTTTGATAGTTCATTGTAAAGTCAATAATAACGATGCTAAATCTCACTGTGTAAATAATGATATTTACATTACAGATCCGCCCTATGGTGATGCGGTGAAGTACGAAGAAATTACCGAGTTTTTTATTGCTTGGTTGCGCAAAAATCCACCGCCAGAGTTTGCCGATTGGGTGTGGGACAGTCGCCGTGCCCTCGCCATTAAAGGGGAAGGGGAAGAGTTTCGCCGCAATATGGTTGAGTCCTACCGTCGCATGAGGGAGTGCATGGCGGACAATGGCCTGCAAGTGATCATGTTTACCCATCAATCTGGGGCGATCTGGGCGGACATGGCCAACATTGTTTGGGCAGCAGGCTTGCAGGTAACAGCAGCGTGGTATGTGGTCACTGAAACGGATAGCGGGTTGCGCAATGGCAGTTATGTCAAAGGTACCGTTCTGCTGGTGTGTCGCAAACGCCAAGGCCACCTCAGTACCACCCGCGATGATTTGGCATGGGACTTGCAAGAGGAAGTGGAGCAGCAGGTGAATTTGCTGACGGGGCTAAATCAACAGGCGCGGGGATGGTATCGCGATGAAAATGTCTTTGAAGATGCCGATTTGCAGATGGCGGGCTATGCGGCTGCGCTGCGGGTCTTGACCCAATATGACCGCATTGATGGCCGTGATATGACCAACGAAGCCCTACGGCCACGCCTTAAGGGGGAAACCACGTTTGTGGATGAGCTGATTACCTTTGCCGTGGATATTGCCAACCAGCACCTTGTACCCTCGGGGCTGAGCCGTGACCTCTGGAAGGAACTCCAACCCATGGAGCGGTTTTACCTAAAAATGCTGGATCTTGAACTGCGGGGGCTGAAAACCCTAGACAACTATCAAAACTTCGCCAAAGCCTTCAAAGTGCGGGATTTCTATCCCCTAATGGCCGACAAACGCGCCAACCACGCCCGCCTCAAAAGTGCCCTTGAACTGGGCAGCAGCCTCATGGACAGCGGCAGTGAATTTGGGGGTACCCTAGTGCGCGGCATCCTCTATGCCCTCATGGAACTGCAACAGGATGAGGACGTGGATGTGGTGATTCAGCACTTGAGCCACAACTTGCCCGATTTTTATCGTCAACGGGAGCAAGTTATCGAAGTCTGCCAATACATCGAACACCACCTGCGCTACCACCGCGCCGCCGAAGCCAGTGCTGCCCGCATTCTTGCCGAAGCCCTCTTGCATCAACGCTTAAATTAG
- a CDS encoding DUF4351 domain-containing protein: MLEMGGAKETLGFTKDELKRTRFYRELYEEIYTTAKAEGVKETILQLLTRCFGDLPAEMEEKIRDLAPERISALAGILLDMTSLGVVDAWLQEHSEN, encoded by the coding sequence GTGCTGGAAATGGGAGGCGCAAAGGAGACGTTGGGATTCACGAAGGATGAGCTGAAGCGAACACGTTTCTATCGTGAGTTATATGAGGAGATTTACACCACAGCAAAGGCAGAAGGGGTGAAAGAAACAATATTGCAGCTCCTAACGCGGTGCTTTGGCGATCTTCCTGCTGAGATGGAAGAAAAAATTAGAGACCTTGCCCCAGAGAGAATTAGTGCTTTGGCAGGAATCCTGCTTGATATGACCTCCCTTGGGGTGGTAGATGCTTGGCTACAGGAACATTCCGAAAACTAG
- a CDS encoding anti-phage-associated DUF499 domain-containing protein — MESVRKACVLQPNALSIRVSDQVEKLEELIIAEGDGVAFFERTYITEGMRSLIEEGLKRLAGCSSQAVFHLKQAMGGGKTHLLVGFGLLAKHLSLRQRIVPELSDRYPFESAAIAAFNGRNDPPRFFWGEIATQLGQPETFQRFWQQGPVAPAEEDWLQLFDQPQPILILLDELPPYFQNLASRSAGMVTVADIATRAFANLLTAASKKRNVCVVVSDLAAAYETGSRLINRALEDARSELGRQERVITPVDLSTDEVYNILKKRLFAQLPPPETIRAIANAYAAKLTEAAKAKTIQRDAVDLANEIYNTYPFHPRLKNLIALFKENENFKQTRGLLELTSLLLRSVWQRPTDDVYLLGAQHFDLSIPDVRDKLTEISQMRDVISRDIWDAEGSAHAQIIDQTTQHRAATEIATLLLTASCSTAVNAVKGLTPDEIVAHLLTPTTHASEITAAFNELKNTAWYLHHTAEGRYYFDRQENLTKLLKSLATEAPENKIDERIRTKLRQMFEPKRKTAYTDVLPLPRLDEVVEKLRRDRVLLILEPNHPIPSAQLTELFANLTQKNHLLVLTGEKSHMASLTEAARYDYAAQEADKRIPKGHPQREELENKQAEYAHQFTTTVESLFDKVVFPIQRPGREPQLVSKTLITRDPHQPFDGELQIEQTLSRDPIKLYLDVEKDYNALVEKAELLLWPENQDDTRWSDVGDRYAEQPGMPWLPPRGLDQLRTLACQRGRWEDLSNGYLTKKPRPKRTSVQVIPESGPDEKGTVRLRVTPINVGANAMIFYAEESDTVSELSPRLQETHLTTNALKVTFLVKDPTGKSETGDPYTWRNQLTIRNQLTVRDGQRFVELFVAPRGKLRYTLDGSEPRNGIEYTEPIQIGDGEVLLQVLAIADDLETKAKFTFPAVHSPRATTPSIVTDKPAQWKPRKGALISSRQKIFQGLEVADRAQTKFRGVVLNLGQGKAIMSLTIGSDLAVEAVFLKQLLSQMMTLFPPDAPLTLTFQEANLTTAHDLQKLAEELGLSVSHDDVYQ; from the coding sequence ATGGAATCTGTTCGTAAAGCCTGTGTTCTCCAGCCCAATGCTCTCAGTATTCGCGTTAGCGATCAAGTTGAGAAATTAGAAGAGCTAATCATTGCTGAAGGGGATGGTGTTGCCTTCTTTGAGCGTACCTATATCACTGAAGGGATGCGCTCGCTAATTGAGGAAGGGTTGAAACGCTTGGCAGGCTGCTCTTCGCAAGCGGTTTTTCATCTTAAGCAGGCCATGGGGGGTGGCAAGACGCATTTGCTGGTGGGCTTTGGTCTCTTGGCGAAACACTTGAGCTTACGACAACGGATTGTTCCAGAATTGAGCGATCGCTATCCTTTTGAGAGTGCGGCGATCGCCGCCTTTAATGGCCGCAATGATCCACCCCGCTTTTTCTGGGGGGAGATTGCCACACAACTGGGTCAACCAGAGACTTTTCAACGGTTTTGGCAGCAAGGTCCCGTTGCCCCAGCCGAAGAAGATTGGTTGCAATTGTTTGATCAGCCACAGCCGATTTTGATTCTGTTGGATGAATTGCCTCCCTACTTCCAAAACTTGGCGAGTCGCTCTGCGGGGATGGTAACGGTTGCTGATATTGCCACCCGTGCCTTTGCGAACCTCCTCACCGCTGCCAGTAAAAAAAGGAATGTCTGCGTTGTTGTCTCTGACTTGGCTGCTGCCTATGAAACAGGGAGTCGCTTAATTAACCGTGCCCTAGAGGATGCCCGCTCAGAATTGGGGCGTCAAGAACGGGTGATTACCCCTGTGGATCTTTCCACCGATGAAGTCTATAACATCCTGAAAAAACGGCTCTTTGCCCAGTTGCCGCCCCCTGAAACGATCCGTGCCATTGCCAATGCCTACGCTGCCAAACTTACAGAGGCAGCCAAAGCAAAAACGATTCAGCGGGATGCAGTTGACCTCGCCAATGAAATTTATAACACCTATCCCTTTCATCCCCGCTTGAAAAATCTCATTGCCCTTTTCAAAGAAAACGAAAACTTTAAGCAAACCCGTGGCCTACTCGAACTCACTTCCCTGTTGTTGCGATCGGTGTGGCAGCGACCCACGGATGATGTGTATCTTCTCGGTGCTCAACACTTTGACCTCTCGATTCCCGATGTGCGCGATAAGCTCACTGAAATTTCCCAGATGCGGGATGTGATTAGCCGCGATATTTGGGATGCCGAAGGTAGTGCCCATGCCCAAATCATTGATCAAACGACCCAACATCGAGCGGCCACCGAGATTGCTACCCTCCTGTTGACTGCGAGTTGTTCAACTGCCGTGAATGCTGTCAAGGGATTAACCCCCGATGAAATTGTTGCGCACCTGCTGACGCCGACGACCCATGCCTCTGAGATTACTGCTGCCTTTAATGAGCTAAAGAATACTGCTTGGTATCTGCACCACACTGCCGAAGGCCGCTACTATTTCGATCGCCAAGAAAATCTCACTAAGCTGCTCAAGAGCTTGGCCACCGAAGCCCCTGAGAATAAAATTGACGAGCGCATTCGCACTAAATTGCGGCAAATGTTTGAACCGAAGCGCAAAACTGCCTACACTGATGTACTGCCGCTGCCGCGTCTGGATGAAGTTGTCGAAAAATTACGGCGCGATCGCGTGCTCCTGATTCTCGAACCCAATCATCCGATTCCTTCAGCGCAACTGACAGAATTATTTGCCAACTTGACCCAGAAAAATCATTTGCTTGTGCTCACGGGTGAAAAAAGCCACATGGCCAGTTTGACCGAGGCTGCCCGCTATGACTATGCCGCCCAAGAGGCCGATAAACGCATTCCCAAAGGCCATCCCCAACGGGAAGAGCTAGAAAATAAACAAGCTGAGTATGCTCATCAATTTACCACCACCGTTGAAAGTCTCTTTGATAAAGTGGTGTTTCCCATTCAACGGCCAGGGCGAGAACCACAGTTGGTCTCAAAAACCTTGATCACACGGGATCCCCACCAGCCCTTTGACGGCGAATTACAAATTGAGCAGACCCTGAGCCGTGACCCGATCAAGCTCTATCTTGATGTTGAAAAAGACTACAATGCCTTGGTGGAAAAGGCAGAACTGCTCCTCTGGCCTGAAAATCAAGATGATACGCGCTGGTCAGATGTGGGCGATCGCTATGCCGAACAGCCCGGCATGCCTTGGCTGCCCCCAAGGGGACTGGATCAACTGCGCACCCTCGCCTGTCAACGGGGTCGCTGGGAAGACCTCAGCAATGGCTACTTGACCAAGAAACCCAGGCCCAAGCGCACCAGCGTTCAAGTCATTCCAGAGTCAGGACCTGATGAAAAGGGCACCGTCCGCCTACGGGTCACCCCCATCAATGTGGGTGCCAACGCCATGATTTTCTATGCCGAAGAGAGCGACACGGTCTCAGAGTTGAGTCCCCGTCTCCAAGAAACACATCTCACCACCAATGCCCTCAAGGTTACCTTCTTGGTTAAAGACCCCACGGGTAAGAGTGAAACAGGGGATCCCTACACTTGGCGCAATCAACTGACCATCCGTAATCAATTGACTGTTCGCGATGGCCAGCGCTTCGTTGAATTATTTGTTGCCCCCCGAGGCAAATTGCGCTACACCCTCGATGGTTCTGAACCCCGCAATGGCATAGAGTACACTGAACCGATTCAGATTGGCGATGGAGAAGTGCTGCTGCAAGTTCTCGCTATCGCTGATGATCTCGAAACTAAAGCGAAATTTACCTTTCCTGCGGTTCACAGCCCCCGCGCTACCACACCCAGCATCGTTACCGACAAACCCGCGCAGTGGAAACCCCGCAAAGGGGCACTGATCAGCTCGCGGCAAAAGATTTTTCAAGGCTTGGAGGTGGCCGATCGCGCCCAAACAAAATTTCGCGGCGTTGTTCTCAACTTGGGTCAAGGAAAAGCAATCATGTCATTGACCATTGGTTCTGATTTGGCAGTAGAGGCTGTCTTTCTCAAGCAACTACTGAGCCAGATGATGACACTCTTTCCCCCCGATGCCCCCTTGACCTTGACCTTTCAGGAAGCCAATCTCACAACTGCCCATGATTTGCAGAAATTGGCCGAAGAGCTAGGGCTGAGTGTCTCCCACGACGACGTGTACCAGTAG
- a CDS encoding anti-phage-associated DUF3780 domain-containing protein produces the protein MTKPASNFGAPMSLEGDHFRVEIPSQRSQAIAIVEVYGTIPPEEEPRIFIERRVWVAIADIAQKEFNARLRAAKLRQGRWHTGMNYLDRLLGRELCVLAWAAEQASDPQIPTICRKWLALRPEERWWLFLKTVAEAGFPEDRDRGWRRALYFALSDASPTTPRSPRPVEPQFTELPLFSLPPRE, from the coding sequence ATGACTAAGCCAGCGAGCAATTTTGGCGCTCCCATGTCTCTGGAGGGAGATCACTTTCGCGTCGAAATTCCCAGTCAGCGCAGCCAAGCGATCGCCATCGTTGAAGTTTACGGCACCATTCCTCCTGAAGAGGAACCCCGCATTTTCATAGAACGACGGGTTTGGGTGGCCATTGCCGATATAGCCCAAAAGGAATTTAATGCCCGCCTACGAGCGGCAAAACTGCGTCAAGGACGGTGGCACACAGGCATGAATTACCTTGATCGCCTCCTCGGACGAGAACTCTGCGTTTTAGCTTGGGCAGCCGAACAGGCCAGTGACCCTCAAATCCCCACCATCTGCCGCAAGTGGCTGGCGCTCCGTCCTGAAGAACGCTGGTGGCTCTTTCTCAAAACGGTGGCAGAAGCGGGTTTCCCCGAAGATCGCGATCGCGGTTGGCGGCGTGCTCTGTATTTTGCCCTCTCCGATGCTTCGCCAACAACTCCCCGTTCACCCCGTCCTGTAGAACCGCAGTTTACCGAGTTACCCCTTTTTAGCCTACCCCCACGGGAATAG
- a CDS encoding DUF1838 family protein translates to MDPENQSLCDRWHNPWTEDVVAVIPVANDPVQGLFRREVPAQVSERTTTFQFDLFPYYENPLVGEERFQAYSPQPIYQAAELFKLTVATADLQQDTPTIGDVHLCWSRMGPWLPWMKMGDRPGYLIYSATGCKALTVEDLPSLLQAQLERLPQYREAPSEYREGADMTSWLYFQEHFEAYLEGAQFPLT, encoded by the coding sequence CTGGATCCAGAAAATCAATCCCTGTGCGATCGCTGGCACAATCCTTGGACAGAGGACGTGGTTGCCGTGATTCCCGTTGCCAATGATCCCGTACAAGGGCTATTTCGCCGTGAGGTGCCTGCCCAAGTCAGTGAGCGCACGACGACGTTTCAGTTTGATCTGTTTCCCTACTATGAGAATCCCCTTGTGGGTGAGGAGCGGTTTCAGGCCTATAGCCCCCAGCCGATCTACCAAGCGGCAGAACTCTTTAAGCTAACGGTGGCCACGGCCGATCTACAACAAGATACGCCGACCATTGGCGATGTGCATCTCTGCTGGAGTCGGATGGGCCCTTGGTTGCCTTGGATGAAGATGGGCGATCGCCCCGGCTATCTCATTTATAGTGCCACAGGCTGCAAAGCGCTCACCGTTGAAGACCTGCCCTCTCTCCTGCAAGCGCAATTAGAGCGACTGCCCCAATACCGTGAAGCCCCCAGCGAATACCGCGAGGGCGCCGATATGACCTCTTGGCTGTATTTTCAGGAGCACTTTGAGGCCTATTTGGAAGGAGCACAGTTCCCGCTAACTTGA
- a CDS encoding DUF1838 family protein, producing the protein MPTAEFVQKWLSARDWVRVRADLTGKTTFIAWQGAVYSFVPQERRRHLFNIVGMSAARCLPHPEGGWYFLSRELTWCAASPAVQGGEG; encoded by the coding sequence ATGCCCACTGCTGAATTTGTTCAAAAATGGTTGAGTGCTCGCGATTGGGTACGGGTACGGGCGGACTTGACGGGCAAGACCACGTTTATCGCGTGGCAGGGAGCTGTGTATAGTTTTGTTCCCCAAGAGCGGCGCCGTCACCTCTTCAACATTGTTGGCATGAGTGCCGCTCGCTGTTTGCCCCATCCCGAGGGAGGCTGGTATTTTCTCTCCCGTGAATTGACCTGGTGCGCGGCAAGCCCCGCCGTTCAGGGCGGAGAAGGATAG
- a CDS encoding AI-2E family transporter, translated as MSQSAASGHWWNRLSIASRFLIIGLAGPILTLNFWAFATVLKFFGPLVAVLVLASLFAFLLNYPVRWMEEQGNPRGPSAIFVFLLALVLIAIIALVVVPNVFNQAQQLIARLPEWFNSSQRRLLEFGQWVDSLNLPVTVDVDALANQLLEKLKDQLQSLAREALNLILGTLSSAVDVLINLILTVVLTFYLLQHGDELWDGLLSWLPDTLRPTVSETIRRSFESYFIGQLVLGLCMGIGLTTIYVFLKVPYGLLFGVIIGVMALVPFGGTVGIISISLLVALQDVWLSLKVAGFSFLFQQFLENVVAPRIIGSFTGLNPVWVFLAILTGARASGLVGVLIAVPIAVVIKTFLVSVRSRLNAEEVDTTVALPSNPPPLPPVSSSMKPSSVE; from the coding sequence ATGAGCCAATCTGCGGCCTCGGGTCACTGGTGGAATCGCCTCTCCATTGCCAGTCGATTTCTGATTATTGGCTTGGCAGGACCGATTTTGACACTCAACTTTTGGGCATTTGCCACCGTTCTTAAGTTCTTTGGGCCACTGGTGGCAGTCCTGGTTCTTGCGTCCCTCTTTGCCTTTTTGCTGAACTATCCGGTGCGTTGGATGGAGGAGCAGGGTAATCCCCGAGGTCCCTCAGCAATTTTCGTCTTTCTGCTGGCCTTGGTCCTGATTGCCATCATTGCCTTGGTGGTGGTGCCCAATGTCTTTAATCAGGCGCAACAACTCATTGCCCGTCTGCCGGAATGGTTTAACTCCAGCCAACGGCGACTCTTGGAATTTGGCCAGTGGGTGGACTCCCTGAACCTGCCAGTGACGGTGGATGTGGATGCCCTTGCCAATCAACTCTTGGAAAAACTCAAGGATCAACTGCAAAGCTTAGCGCGCGAAGCCCTGAATTTAATTTTGGGCACCCTCAGTAGTGCTGTGGATGTGCTGATTAACCTGATTTTGACCGTTGTGCTCACGTTCTATCTGCTACAGCATGGTGACGAATTGTGGGATGGCCTGCTCAGTTGGTTGCCTGATACGCTGCGCCCCACAGTTTCAGAAACGATACGCCGCAGTTTTGAGAGCTATTTTATTGGTCAGTTGGTGCTGGGATTGTGCATGGGCATCGGCCTAACCACGATTTATGTCTTCTTGAAGGTGCCCTATGGCTTGCTCTTTGGGGTGATTATTGGCGTGATGGCCTTGGTGCCCTTTGGCGGCACGGTGGGGATTATTTCCATTAGTTTACTGGTGGCGCTTCAGGATGTTTGGCTCTCCCTCAAGGTGGCGGGATTTTCCTTTCTTTTTCAGCAGTTTCTTGAAAATGTGGTGGCACCCCGCATTATTGGCAGCTTTACGGGTCTGAATCCGGTGTGGGTCTTTTTGGCAATTCTGACGGGGGCGCGAGCCTCGGGTTTGGTGGGGGTCCTGATTGCGGTTCCAATTGCAGTGGTGATTAAAACTTTCCTTGTGAGTGTGCGATCGCGCCTCAATGCCGAGGAGGTGGATACCACCGTTGCGCTGCCCAGTAATCCGCCCCCCTTGCCCCCTGTGTCTTCCTCAATGAAGCCATCCTCAGTGGAGTAG
- the murD gene encoding UDP-N-acetylmuramoyl-L-alanine--D-glutamate ligase: MPTVHVIGLGRSGIAAARLLKRQGWQVEVSDTRQTPALQSQQQLLQAEGIAVQLNYDFDLQTLANVGLRVPDEIVISPGVPWYSPPLVAARQAGIPVRGEVEIAWQTLAHLPWVCITGTNGKTTTTALTAAIFQAAGYNAPACGNIGNSICEVALTASALDWVIAEISSYQLESSPPLQPQFALWTTLTPDHLERHGSLDAYVETKAHLMNGAKQVILNGDDPYLRQHMVNRWPEAWWISTQGAAALPKGIEQGIYIAEDQVWFQDQPLVPTHVLQMPGQHNQQNFLLAVAAAHLAGIPAETIAKAVAGFGGVPHRLERIRQWRQVEWINDSKATNYDAAEIGLRSVIGPVILIAGGQAKKGDDRAWLNLIQEKAAWVLLIGEAAPQFAQRLEAIGFTNYEIMETLDRAVAAAAELVTQYPIKTVLFSPACASFDQYQNFEERGDHFRQLCLEL; the protein is encoded by the coding sequence ATGCCAACTGTTCATGTGATTGGTCTTGGTCGCTCTGGCATCGCTGCCGCCCGTTTACTGAAACGTCAAGGCTGGCAAGTGGAGGTGAGTGATACTCGTCAAACCCCCGCCCTACAATCCCAGCAGCAACTTCTACAAGCTGAAGGCATTGCTGTTCAACTCAACTACGACTTTGATTTACAAACCCTCGCCAATGTCGGTCTGCGTGTCCCGGATGAAATTGTCATTAGTCCCGGTGTCCCTTGGTACTCACCGCCCCTCGTTGCCGCTCGCCAAGCGGGTATCCCCGTGCGGGGGGAAGTGGAAATTGCTTGGCAGACCCTCGCCCATTTGCCGTGGGTATGTATTACGGGCACCAATGGCAAAACAACAACCACGGCACTCACTGCTGCCATTTTTCAAGCAGCGGGGTACAATGCGCCTGCCTGTGGCAATATCGGCAACAGTATTTGCGAAGTGGCTTTGACCGCCAGCGCCCTTGATTGGGTGATTGCTGAGATTAGTAGCTATCAATTGGAGTCTAGTCCTCCCCTACAACCCCAATTTGCCCTTTGGACAACCCTCACCCCCGATCACTTGGAACGCCACGGCAGCCTCGATGCCTATGTAGAGACCAAAGCTCACCTAATGAATGGTGCGAAACAGGTGATCCTCAATGGCGATGATCCCTACCTGCGTCAGCACATGGTGAATCGTTGGCCGGAAGCTTGGTGGATCAGTACCCAAGGGGCAGCAGCCCTACCCAAGGGGATTGAACAGGGCATCTATATTGCTGAGGATCAAGTGTGGTTTCAGGATCAACCCTTGGTGCCCACCCATGTCCTGCAAATGCCGGGGCAACACAATCAGCAAAACTTTCTTCTAGCCGTGGCAGCGGCACATTTAGCGGGTATTCCCGCCGAAACAATTGCTAAGGCAGTGGCGGGGTTTGGCGGTGTGCCCCATCGTCTAGAGCGGATTCGTCAATGGCGACAGGTGGAGTGGATCAACGATAGTAAAGCCACCAATTATGACGCCGCCGAAATTGGTCTGCGTTCTGTGATAGGTCCGGTGATTCTCATTGCCGGTGGACAGGCCAAAAAGGGGGACGATCGCGCTTGGCTCAACTTGATTCAGGAGAAGGCCGCTTGGGTGCTCTTAATTGGTGAAGCGGCACCACAGTTTGCACAGCGCCTAGAGGCGATCGGCTTTACAAATTATGAGATCATGGAGACACTGGATCGGGCAGTGGCGGCGGCTGCTGAACTGGTGACCCAGTACCCAATCAAAACTGTGCTCTTTTCCCCTGCCTGTGCCAGCTTTGACCAATATCAGAATTTTGAAGAACGCGGTGATCACTTTCGTCAACTGTGCTTAGAGCTATGA
- a CDS encoding SH3 domain-containing protein, producing MKPVVRVLQWLLGTFLGLGLIALTATAIVTPLVFNLLWPPPRPEVEAQHSPLPTPAESPPNSPSPTREPTPTPPPQPNPEGRVIYGDGLRLRDRPSREANALGGVAFDEVVTILERSEDGEWLKVRTKNNLEGWVLAFGVQETTAQSPTSSEMPQ from the coding sequence ATGAAACCGGTTGTGCGTGTGCTGCAATGGCTCTTGGGAACCTTTCTAGGCTTAGGCCTGATTGCCCTTACGGCCACCGCTATCGTTACGCCACTTGTGTTTAACTTGCTCTGGCCCCCTCCGCGTCCCGAGGTTGAGGCACAACATTCGCCACTTCCCACACCAGCAGAGTCACCACCGAATTCGCCCTCACCCACTCGTGAACCAACCCCAACCCCCCCGCCGCAGCCAAACCCTGAAGGTCGGGTGATCTATGGCGATGGTTTACGGTTGCGCGATCGCCCCAGTCGCGAGGCAAATGCCCTAGGCGGTGTGGCCTTTGATGAGGTGGTAACGATCCTAGAGCGCAGTGAGGATGGGGAATGGCTGAAGGTTCGCACTAAAAATAATCTTGAAGGCTGGGTACTGGCCTTTGGTGTCCAAGAAACAACAGCTCAATCCCCCACTTCCAGTGAGATGCCTCAGTAG